In one Gossypium hirsutum isolate 1008001.06 chromosome D09, Gossypium_hirsutum_v2.1, whole genome shotgun sequence genomic region, the following are encoded:
- the LOC107892077 gene encoding uncharacterized protein isoform X7, giving the protein MASTTVTLSPSSPQLRLALRCRNSVEPRALLVGAWTTNLDSHRRLRLLSLTRSRSKRLERRHNGVFRIVADSTAGAGADAFSGWSDSEHVEDSVDSRRNGWFGGIIRAGSVGLVLVAGLSFAAMSIGNQSTARTKQQLEPLTALQEVLLASDNETDKSEENESKKGIHKDLLSPSEFNSTSTDNKLENDNVSYLVDGYTYNGNVASNTAPIQEDLQNVSALDGMPIGSGLTPISPKLPESEVAGGPFFAPSLRESDSNLDIDSPEATSETKDNLFNVKETIDTNLSDPINLDNDIDEGKLGSQGKENCNTSVDSSSSSSLTNEAVTMNFSVSSKFEPILEPHSLPIDNVKTIESFPSEGNLEVNNLNESVPSKITSMSAPAHPKDEQREIDYKEINDSKPVLESPIPRSSFSPAGIPAPSVVSAALQVHPGKVLIPAVVDQVQGQALAALQVLKVIEADAQPSDLCTRREYARWLVSGSGVLSRNSVSKVYPAMYIENVTELAFDDITPEDPDFSSIQGLAEAGLISSKLSNKDLLNDDLGPFYFSPESPLSRQDLVSWKMALEKRQLPEGDKKILYQISGFIDIDKINPDAWPAVVADMSAGEQGIIALAFGCTRLFQPNKPVTKAQVAVALATGEAFDLVNEELARIEAESMAEKAVSAHNALVAEVEKDVNASFEKELLIEKEKIDAVEKMAEEALHELERLKAEREAENMALMKDRAAIDSEMEALSRLRCEVEEQLESLMNNKVEISYEKEAINKLRKETEDESQEVVRLQHELEVERKALSMASS; this is encoded by the exons ATGGCTTCTACCACTGTCACGTTGTCCCCCAGCTCTCCCCAGCTCCGTCTGGCTCTGCGTTGCAGGAATTCCGTCGAACCACGCGCGCTTCTCGTCGGGGCGTGGACGACCAACCTCGATTCTCATCGTCGTCTTCGCCTGCTCTCTCTTACACGAAGCAGGAGTAAGAGATTGGAACGACGTCATAACGGTGTTTTTCGGATTGTGGCCGACTCCACAGCTGGCGCGGGGGCGGATGCCTTTTCTGGATGGTCCGATTCGGAACATGTTGAAGACTCCGTAGACTCGAGACGGAACGGATGGTTCGGAG GAATTATAAGAGCTGGATCAGTTGGACTTGTTCTGGTAGCCGGGCTTTCCTTTGCAGCAATGTCCATTGGTAACCAAAGCACTGCTA GGACAAAACAACAGTTGGAACCACTAACAGCTCTACAGGAAGTTTTATTGGCCTCTGATAATGAGACTGATAAGTCTGAGGAGAATGAAAGCAAGAAAGGTATACATAAGGATCTTTTGTCACCTTCAGAATTTAATTCCACTTCTACTGATAATAAACTTGAAAATGACAATGTTTCGTACTTAGTAGACGGTTACACATATAATGGCAATGTTGCCTCTAACACTGCTCCAATTCAAGAAGACTTGCAAAATGTTTCAGCTTTGGATGGAATGCCAATTGGCTCAGGCTTAACTCCAATATCACCTAAATTGCCTGAATCTGAAGTTGCTGGTGGGCCTTTTTTTGCACCAAGCCTTAGAGAATCAGATAGCAACCTTGATATTGATTCACCTGAGGCAACTTCAGAAACTAAAGACAATTTGTTTAATGTCAAAGAAACTATAGATACTAACTTGTCTGACCCAATAAACCTAGACAATGATATCGATGAGGGAAAGCTTGGATCACAAGGAAAAGAGAATTGCAATACCTCAGTGGATTCTTCTTCTAGTTCTAGTCTAACCAATGAGGCTGTGACTATGAACTTCTCAGTTAGTTCCAAGTTTGAACCAATTTTAGAACCTCATTCTTTACCCATAGACAATGTGAAAACCATAGAATCATTTCCATCTGAAGGAAACCTTGAGGTGAACAACTTAAATGAGAGTGTGCCATCTAAAATAACCTCTATGTCAGCACCAGCTCATCCAAAAGATGAGCAAAGGGAAATTGATTATAAAGAGATAAATGATAGCAAACCAGTTTTGGAATCTCCAATTCCAAGGAGTTCCTTCTCCCCTGCCGGTATACCCGCTCCATCTGTAGTTTCTGCAGCTCTACAGGTGCATCCAGGAAAGGTTCTCATTCCTGCAGTTGTTGATCAGGTTCAGGGGCAGGCACTTGCAGCCCTTCAAGTTTTGAAG GTCATTGAGGCTGATGCTCAACCTAGCGATCTTTGCACACGCCGTGAGTATGCTCGATGGTTAGTGTCTGGAAGTGGTGTTCTTTCGAG GAATTCAGTATCAAAAGTTTATCCTGCAATGTATATTGAGAATGTTACTGAACTTGCATTTGATGATATCACACCTGAAGACCCTGATTTTTCATCCATTCAAG GCTTAGCGGAGGCTGGACTTATCTCAAGCAAGCTTTCAAATAAAGATCTGCTTAATGATGATCTAGGCCCATTTTACTTTTCTCCTGAAAG TCCTCTATCACGCCAGGATCTTGTGAGTTGGAAAATGGCCCTGGAGAAAAGACAACTTCCGGAAGGCGACAAAAAG ATCCTCTACCAAATTTCTGGTTTTATAGACATAGATAAGATAAATCCAGATGCATGGCCTGCAGTTGTGGCTGATATGTCTGCCGGAGAACAAGGAATAATAGCACTTGCTTTTG GTTGTACAAGACTGTTTCAGCCAAATAAGCCTGTGACCAAAGCCCAAGTTGCTGTTGCTCTTGCAACTGGTGAGGCTTTTGACCTAGTAAATGAGGAGCTTGCGCGTATTGAAGCAGAATCAATGGCAGAAAAGGCAGTATCTGCTCATAATGCTTTAGTTGCTGAAGTTGAGAAAGATGTTAATGCTAGTTTTGAGAAAGAGCTTTTAATCGAAAAGGAAAAGATTGATGCTGTTGAAAAAATGGCCGAAGAGGCACTGCATGAACTGGAAAGGTTAAAAGCTGAGAGAGAGGCAGAGAATATGGCCTTAATGAAGGACCGTGCTGCCATTGATTCAGAAATGGAAGCTCTTTCAAGGTTAAGGTGTGAAGTGGAGGAGCAGTTGGAAAGCCTGATGAATAACAAGGTAGAGATATCATATGAGAAGGAAGCGATTAACAAACTACGAAAAGAAACAGAGGATGAAAGCCAGGAGGTTGTCAGGTTACAGCATGAGCTGGAGGTGGAGAGAAAAGCTTTATCTATGGCCAG
- the LOC107892077 gene encoding uncharacterized protein isoform X6, with amino-acid sequence MASTTVTLSPSSPQLRLALRCRNSVEPRALLVGAWTTNLDSHRRLRLLSLTRSRSKRLERRHNGVFRIVADSTAGAGADAFSGWSDSEHVEDSVDSRRNGWFGGIIRAGSVGLVLVAGLSFAAMSIGNQSTARTKQQLEPLTALQEVLLASDNETDKSEENESKKGIHKDLLSPSEFNSTSTDNKLENDNVSYLVDGYTYNGNVASNTAPIQEDLQNVSALDGMPIGSGLTPISPKLPESEVAGGPFFAPSLRESDSNLDIDSPEATSETKDNLFNVKETIDTNLSDPINLDNDIDEGKLGSQGKENCNTSVDSSSSSSLTNEAVTMNFSVSSKFEPILEPHSLPIDNVKTIESFPSEGNLEVNNLNESVPSKITSMSAPAHPKDEQREIDYKEINDSKPVLESPIPRSSFSPAGIPAPSVVSAALQVHPGKVLIPAVVDQVQGQALAALQVLKVIEADAQPSDLCTRREYARWLVSGSGVLSRNSVSKVYPAMYIENVTELAFDDITPEDPDFSSIQGLAEAGLISSKLSNKDLLNDDLGPFYFSPESPLSRQDLVSWKMALEKRQLPEGDKKILYQISGFIDIDKINPDAWPAVVADMSAGEQGIIALAFGCTRLFQPNKPVTKAQVAVALATGEAFDLVNEELARIEAESMAEKAVSAHNALVAEVEKDVNASFEKELLIEKEKIDAVEKMAEEALHELERLKAEREAENMALMKDRAAIDSEMEALSRLRCEVEEQLESLMNNKVEISYEKEAINKLRKETEDESQEVVRLQHELEVERKALSMARCLP; translated from the exons ATGGCTTCTACCACTGTCACGTTGTCCCCCAGCTCTCCCCAGCTCCGTCTGGCTCTGCGTTGCAGGAATTCCGTCGAACCACGCGCGCTTCTCGTCGGGGCGTGGACGACCAACCTCGATTCTCATCGTCGTCTTCGCCTGCTCTCTCTTACACGAAGCAGGAGTAAGAGATTGGAACGACGTCATAACGGTGTTTTTCGGATTGTGGCCGACTCCACAGCTGGCGCGGGGGCGGATGCCTTTTCTGGATGGTCCGATTCGGAACATGTTGAAGACTCCGTAGACTCGAGACGGAACGGATGGTTCGGAG GAATTATAAGAGCTGGATCAGTTGGACTTGTTCTGGTAGCCGGGCTTTCCTTTGCAGCAATGTCCATTGGTAACCAAAGCACTGCTA GGACAAAACAACAGTTGGAACCACTAACAGCTCTACAGGAAGTTTTATTGGCCTCTGATAATGAGACTGATAAGTCTGAGGAGAATGAAAGCAAGAAAGGTATACATAAGGATCTTTTGTCACCTTCAGAATTTAATTCCACTTCTACTGATAATAAACTTGAAAATGACAATGTTTCGTACTTAGTAGACGGTTACACATATAATGGCAATGTTGCCTCTAACACTGCTCCAATTCAAGAAGACTTGCAAAATGTTTCAGCTTTGGATGGAATGCCAATTGGCTCAGGCTTAACTCCAATATCACCTAAATTGCCTGAATCTGAAGTTGCTGGTGGGCCTTTTTTTGCACCAAGCCTTAGAGAATCAGATAGCAACCTTGATATTGATTCACCTGAGGCAACTTCAGAAACTAAAGACAATTTGTTTAATGTCAAAGAAACTATAGATACTAACTTGTCTGACCCAATAAACCTAGACAATGATATCGATGAGGGAAAGCTTGGATCACAAGGAAAAGAGAATTGCAATACCTCAGTGGATTCTTCTTCTAGTTCTAGTCTAACCAATGAGGCTGTGACTATGAACTTCTCAGTTAGTTCCAAGTTTGAACCAATTTTAGAACCTCATTCTTTACCCATAGACAATGTGAAAACCATAGAATCATTTCCATCTGAAGGAAACCTTGAGGTGAACAACTTAAATGAGAGTGTGCCATCTAAAATAACCTCTATGTCAGCACCAGCTCATCCAAAAGATGAGCAAAGGGAAATTGATTATAAAGAGATAAATGATAGCAAACCAGTTTTGGAATCTCCAATTCCAAGGAGTTCCTTCTCCCCTGCCGGTATACCCGCTCCATCTGTAGTTTCTGCAGCTCTACAGGTGCATCCAGGAAAGGTTCTCATTCCTGCAGTTGTTGATCAGGTTCAGGGGCAGGCACTTGCAGCCCTTCAAGTTTTGAAG GTCATTGAGGCTGATGCTCAACCTAGCGATCTTTGCACACGCCGTGAGTATGCTCGATGGTTAGTGTCTGGAAGTGGTGTTCTTTCGAG GAATTCAGTATCAAAAGTTTATCCTGCAATGTATATTGAGAATGTTACTGAACTTGCATTTGATGATATCACACCTGAAGACCCTGATTTTTCATCCATTCAAG GCTTAGCGGAGGCTGGACTTATCTCAAGCAAGCTTTCAAATAAAGATCTGCTTAATGATGATCTAGGCCCATTTTACTTTTCTCCTGAAAG TCCTCTATCACGCCAGGATCTTGTGAGTTGGAAAATGGCCCTGGAGAAAAGACAACTTCCGGAAGGCGACAAAAAG ATCCTCTACCAAATTTCTGGTTTTATAGACATAGATAAGATAAATCCAGATGCATGGCCTGCAGTTGTGGCTGATATGTCTGCCGGAGAACAAGGAATAATAGCACTTGCTTTTG GTTGTACAAGACTGTTTCAGCCAAATAAGCCTGTGACCAAAGCCCAAGTTGCTGTTGCTCTTGCAACTGGTGAGGCTTTTGACCTAGTAAATGAGGAGCTTGCGCGTATTGAAGCAGAATCAATGGCAGAAAAGGCAGTATCTGCTCATAATGCTTTAGTTGCTGAAGTTGAGAAAGATGTTAATGCTAGTTTTGAGAAAGAGCTTTTAATCGAAAAGGAAAAGATTGATGCTGTTGAAAAAATGGCCGAAGAGGCACTGCATGAACTGGAAAGGTTAAAAGCTGAGAGAGAGGCAGAGAATATGGCCTTAATGAAGGACCGTGCTGCCATTGATTCAGAAATGGAAGCTCTTTCAAGGTTAAGGTGTGAAGTGGAGGAGCAGTTGGAAAGCCTGATGAATAACAAGGTAGAGATATCATATGAGAAGGAAGCGATTAACAAACTACGAAAAGAAACAGAGGATGAAAGCCAGGAGGTTGTCAGGTTACAGCATGAGCTGGAGGTGGAGAGAAAAGCTTTATCTATGGCCAG